CGTCCCGACGGCGGTCGTCGTCGTCGGGTCGACGACGGCCGGTCGAATGGTGACCCGGTTCGGACTCCGCCGCACGCTGCTCGGCGCCCTCGCCATCGGTACGGTCGGAGCCGTCCTGTTGGGCCAGACAATCACCTCGGACGGTTCCTACGGCTCCCTCGTCCCGGGGCTCGTCGCGCTCAGCGTGGGTGATGGCATCGTGTTCACCGGCATGTTCATCGCCGCCGGAACCGGCGTGGCCGACGGCGACCAGGGCACCGCGTCGGGAATCGCATCCACCGGTTCGGGAATGGGAGCTGCCGTGGGCCTCGCTGTTCTGGTGCTCGTGGCGACGTCGGGTCTGCACGGTTCGAGCGGGGAGGAACTGCGGAACCGGACGGCCCACGGCATCAGCACCACCCTGTATGTGATCGCGGCGGGGATCGCCCTGACCTTCCTCGTCGTCCTCTTCCGACGCGAGAGGACGGCGGTGGCGGAGACGGCTCCGCCGCCTGGCCGGGGGCGCCGCTGCTGACGGCCGCCACGGGCTCGGCGATCGGCTCCCCGAGGCCTTGGCGGCGCACCATTTCGCTCGGAGGACCGGTTCGCGTCCGGCGCGGCGGCCATGTCGCATCGATGGTTCTCAGGGCAGGGAGGATCACCGCATGTCGCCATGCGCCGGCCGGCAGGTACTCGAAGACGAGAGACATGGCGCTATCCTGAACTCTTTTGCTGGGAGCCATGGGGCAGATGGAGTTCCGGTTGCTCGGAGCGGCGTCGGTCGTCACCGAGACCGGCGGTCTGCCGCTCGGTCCCGTCAAAAGGCGCAGCCTGCTGGCCACGCTGCTGTTGCGCCCCAATTATCCCGTGCTGGTCGACCACTTGACGACCGCTCTGTGGGAACAAGAGCCTCCGGCGCGCCCGCAGTGTCATCCAAGGCCATGTTTCGCAGTTGGGCCACTGACGAGTGTCGACGCCGGGGCGCACGGCGTCGAGTTGGTCACCCAGGGCCCGGCGTACGTCCTGCGCATGCCGAAGATCCTGCTGGACGTGCACCGCTTCGAAGATCTGGTGGCTCGGACCCGTGAGCAGCGTGGCCCGGCCGAGGCCGTGACGATGTGCCGAGAGACGCTGTCGCTGTGGCAAGGGCCGGCTCTGGCCGACGTGTGCCCGAGCCCACCGCTGCTGGCCGCCGCGCAGGCGTTGGAGGAGCTGCGGCTGGCCGCGGCGGAGCAACTGGCGGCGGGCTGCGCGCGATTGGGTGACCATGCCGGGGCCGCCACTGTTCTGCGCGCTGAGGCAGTGGCCCACCCGCTGCGCGAATCGCTGTCCGTCGCGCTCATGGAGGCGCTGCAGAGAGCGGGGCGCCGTTCGGAGGCGCTGGACTGGTTCCATCGCACCCGGGTTTCGATCGGACGGCCCGGCCGTCGAATGCGTCCAGTGCGGCTTGGGCCGCGCCGCGCACGGCATCGTCGGACGAGGCGCAGGGCGATGGCCAACACCGCGTTCGGCACACCCGACGCCCTCGACCGCAAACTCCGCAGAGAGATACGGAGAATCCAGCTTCGACCCCACCTCAGCGACGGCTGCCTCGCCGCCACCGGCCTGACCCTCGCACCACCGACCCCACCCTGAAATCCTCAGTTAGCCACTGCTACCGCCGGTGAACCGGCCCGGACCGCCGAGGCCGGACGGCACACTGCGCGGGTGACCACGACCCCCGCCTGAACCGGGTTCGGAAACCTCCACGCTCAGACCCCGACGCCAGCGCGTGCGTCCAAACCCTCCCGACCTGGCTCCGGCCGCCCACTCGGTTCAAGAAACAGCCGTTCGGCAACCCGTCACGAGGTGGGACGGGTCTTCGCAACCGGCGAGGCGTACACCACGAGAAGACCGCGGTGCCGTCCGCTGTGGGGGAGCGACCACGTTGGTGCCGATCGGTCACCGACAGGCGTTCCGCGCCGGGGGTGCGGTGGTGGCGCTGGCCGGCAGGGCGCCCCAGGGGTGCGGCTGTAGGTGGAAAATCCCGTCCGGCCCCGCTCGACATGCTCACAGCGCCCCCGGACCGGAGGGTCAGGGGGCGTCACCGCCCCAGAGCCACGGCCCGGGACGGGTCATGCGCCCGGGAGCCGTAGTCGGCCCGGCAGCCTGGCCCGTGCATCCCCAACGGCGTGGTCAACAGTGCAGCTCCGCCCAGACCAGCTGACCGGTGACCGTCGGCCGGACTCCCCAGGCACTGCTCAGCGTCTCCACCAGCAGCAGGCCGCGGCCCGTGCAGCTCTCGACGCGGACCGCGTGCGTACGAGAACGGGGGTCGAAACCCGGCCCTGGGTCCTCGACTTCCAGCCGCACCACCCGTTGGCCTGTGTCGGGGCATCGCAGGGCCAGGGTGATCCGGGCCGGGATGCCGCCGTGGCGCACGGCGTTGGTGGCCAGTTCGCTCGCGATCAGGAGGAGGTCGTCGCTCGGCTCGTACAGGTGCCATCCGGCGAGCCGGGCAGTGATCCAGGTCCGCAGCAGGCGTGGAGCCTTGAGGTCCGCGGGCAGCTCGTAGCGGTGTGTGCACGGGGTGACCTTGCGGAAGCTCGGAGCGGTTGTGGTGAGGCGGGTGATGCGAGGCATGAGATCTCCTCGGCTTGCCGGTACTGAGGGAGCCCGCCTGTGATGAGCGGGCAGGCGGCCGTCAGGCCGGGTCCGCCGTGGCGGTGACGGGGATCTCGCGCAGTGGAATCAGCCTGATCGGCTCCGCGAGGAGTTCTGCGACGCGGGCTGCGAAGGCCTGGAAGTGGGGCGTGGCCATGTGGAAGTCGAGAGCCTCCTGGTCGGCCCAGGTCTCGCGCACGTAGAACGTGCCGGGCTCTTCCAGCAGCTCGAACAGCGTGTAGTCGAAGCAACCGCCCTCGGCGCGGGACGGCTCGACAAGTGCGGTCAGGGCGTCCTGCAGCGCTTGGCGGCGGGCCGGCTTCGCGCATACGCGTGCAAGGGCGACGATCGGGTGGGAACGGGGGGACATGGTTTTCTCCGTAAGGTGTTGGCCGGCCCGGGAGGGCCGGATGTGGCTTATGGTTCTCTGCCTTCAGTGGCTGCCAAGGAGTGGCCGTCCGGTT
This region of Streptomyces sp. NBC_00513 genomic DNA includes:
- a CDS encoding putative quinol monooxygenase, whose amino-acid sequence is MSPRSHPIVALARVCAKPARRQALQDALTALVEPSRAEGGCFDYTLFELLEEPGTFYVRETWADQEALDFHMATPHFQAFAARVAELLAEPIRLIPLREIPVTATADPA
- a CDS encoding ATP-binding protein: MPRITRLTTTAPSFRKVTPCTHRYELPADLKAPRLLRTWITARLAGWHLYEPSDDLLLIASELATNAVRHGGIPARITLALRCPDTGQRVVRLEVEDPGPGFDPRSRTHAVRVESCTGRGLLLVETLSSAWGVRPTVTGQLVWAELHC
- a CDS encoding AfsR/SARP family transcriptional regulator; protein product: MGQMEFRLLGAASVVTETGGLPLGPVKRRSLLATLLLRPNYPVLVDHLTTALWEQEPPARPQCHPRPCFAVGPLTSVDAGAHGVELVTQGPAYVLRMPKILLDVHRFEDLVARTREQRGPAEAVTMCRETLSLWQGPALADVCPSPPLLAAAQALEELRLAAAEQLAAGCARLGDHAGAATVLRAEAVAHPLRESLSVALMEALQRAGRRSEALDWFHRTRVSIGRPGRRMRPVRLGPRRARHRRTRRRAMANTAFGTPDALDRKLRREIRRIQLRPHLSDGCLAATGLTLAPPTPP